From Myxococcus xanthus, one genomic window encodes:
- a CDS encoding methyltransferase, translating to MDFQARLEALTHQLRPWSPLWSRSILQGWPGSGAAYPQDWLAYARSLDEAGEQRLDQGALAGVPPPALCALLGALQELTALPWHEGIHALTVAETQGLSAKKTHELERVLALLAPRTRFIHQAVDIGGGMGHLARLCARTFGWTFHSIDRDAALQDKGRRWLTRTHPRGGDTVCFIQASVEDGLQPQLDPLFSGRDRASIGLHTCGPLALTQLRKSQGAGFVVNIGCCYDKLEVPRDYPVSRFGSEHPLPFTPHALALTTRGRHHKTEVEFARMKRVYAWRFAFDLLSRRHFPERGFVRAGDAPRALYAERFAVYARDRLERLGLDPGMTDAELNAFEVSVRAETRDLLLCHLLRDRFARALEVVLLLDRALLLEESGFQVELLQLFDPRLSPRNLALIASRSA from the coding sequence ATGGACTTCCAGGCGCGACTCGAAGCGCTCACGCACCAACTCCGGCCCTGGTCCCCGCTCTGGTCCCGCTCCATCCTCCAGGGCTGGCCCGGGTCCGGCGCCGCCTATCCCCAGGACTGGCTGGCCTATGCCCGGTCGCTCGATGAAGCGGGCGAGCAGCGGCTGGACCAGGGGGCGCTCGCGGGCGTCCCGCCTCCGGCCCTGTGCGCACTCCTGGGCGCGCTCCAGGAACTGACGGCGCTGCCCTGGCACGAGGGCATTCACGCGCTGACTGTCGCGGAGACGCAGGGCCTCAGCGCCAAGAAGACCCACGAGCTCGAGCGGGTGCTCGCCCTGCTCGCGCCGAGAACGCGCTTCATCCACCAGGCGGTCGATATTGGCGGCGGCATGGGACATCTCGCCCGCCTCTGTGCGCGGACGTTCGGGTGGACCTTCCACAGCATCGATCGGGACGCCGCGCTGCAGGACAAGGGCCGACGGTGGCTGACGAGAACCCATCCCCGAGGCGGGGACACCGTGTGTTTCATCCAGGCCTCCGTCGAGGACGGGCTCCAACCACAGCTCGATCCACTCTTCTCCGGCCGGGACCGGGCCTCGATCGGTCTGCACACCTGCGGGCCGCTCGCCCTCACGCAGCTCCGCAAGAGCCAGGGGGCGGGCTTCGTCGTGAACATCGGCTGCTGCTACGACAAGCTGGAGGTCCCGCGGGATTACCCCGTCTCCCGCTTCGGGAGCGAGCATCCGCTCCCCTTCACCCCGCATGCCCTGGCGTTGACGACGCGGGGACGGCATCACAAGACCGAGGTGGAATTCGCGCGGATGAAGCGGGTGTATGCGTGGCGCTTCGCTTTCGATCTCCTATCGAGGCGGCACTTTCCCGAGCGCGGCTTCGTGAGAGCAGGGGACGCGCCCCGGGCGCTTTACGCCGAACGCTTCGCCGTCTACGCGCGCGACCGCCTGGAGCGCCTGGGCCTCGATCCCGGCATGACGGACGCCGAGCTGAATGCCTTCGAGGTGTCCGTTCGCGCCGAGACACGGGACCTTTTGCTCTGCCATCTGCTGAGGGACCGCTTCGCGAGGGCGTTGGAGGTCGTGCTCCTGCTTGATCGCGCGCTCCTCCTTGAGGAATCGGGCTTCCAGGTCGAACTCCTCCAGCTCTTCGATCCGCGCCTGTCTCCGCGCAACCTCGCACTCATCGCGTCGCGGAGCGCTTGA
- a CDS encoding NmrA family NAD(P)-binding protein yields the protein MSSNESVLVTAATGRQGGATARALLAEGGTRVRVMVRNPKAPNAKALAAAGAEVVVGDFDEPASLRAACAGARAVFSMQSPLISTTGVDYSKELQQGRNLVEAALAEGVETFVHTATSGVGDHRNVEGWAEGRWKSHETYWENKLATCDLVRSAGFKHWTLILPATFMDHPMLDPAGFVDGRRLLTVIRTDQTIALVAPEDIGTAAAAALNNPATFNGVTLQLASDLLTLPQIAEVLSRLDGKEYIVQFSTVEEAVAAGLHPGVAQGLTYMNVAPVLARPEIARSYGLSPMSFETWARQRREMA from the coding sequence ATGAGCAGCAACGAATCCGTTCTCGTCACCGCTGCCACGGGGCGTCAGGGCGGCGCCACCGCCCGGGCGCTGCTGGCCGAAGGCGGCACCCGGGTGCGTGTGATGGTGCGCAATCCCAAGGCGCCAAACGCGAAGGCCCTCGCGGCGGCTGGCGCCGAGGTGGTCGTCGGGGACTTCGACGAGCCCGCGTCGTTGCGCGCGGCCTGCGCTGGGGCGCGGGCGGTCTTCTCGATGCAGTCCCCCCTCATCTCCACGACCGGCGTCGACTACAGCAAGGAACTCCAGCAAGGGAGGAACCTCGTCGAGGCCGCGCTTGCCGAAGGTGTCGAAACGTTCGTGCACACCGCGACCTCCGGTGTCGGCGACCACCGCAACGTGGAGGGCTGGGCGGAGGGGCGCTGGAAGTCGCACGAGACGTACTGGGAGAACAAGCTTGCCACCTGCGACCTCGTCCGCAGCGCGGGATTCAAGCACTGGACCCTCATCCTCCCCGCCACCTTCATGGATCATCCGATGTTGGATCCGGCTGGCTTCGTCGACGGGCGCCGGTTGCTCACCGTGATCAGGACCGATCAAACCATCGCGTTGGTCGCGCCAGAGGACATCGGCACGGCGGCCGCGGCGGCGCTCAACAATCCCGCGACGTTCAACGGAGTGACGCTGCAGCTCGCGAGTGACCTGCTCACGCTTCCTCAGATCGCCGAGGTCCTCTCGCGCCTCGACGGCAAGGAGTACATCGTCCAGTTCAGCACGGTCGAGGAGGCTGTCGCGGCCGGCCTGCATCCCGGCGTGGCGCAAGGCCTGACGTACATGAACGTCGCCCCGGTGCTGGCGCGGCCCGAGATCGCGCGGTCCTATGGCCTTTCGCCCATGAGCTTCGAGACCTGGGCGCGCCAGCGTCGCGAGATGGCCTGA
- a CDS encoding TetR/AcrR family transcriptional regulator — protein MEHVKPLRADGRRNRERIVAVAAELVGRDGAKVSLEEIARRAGVGSATLHRHFPSRQSLLEAVFRDGVAQLCARASSQPGEDPAAELAAWLEDLTVYTATHRGLAAALLTGPDGLTAEEVCSTDKLLEVLSVLVARASSAGAIHALATTEDLLMLANAIAVANEDDPLTASRVLRLALTGIRP, from the coding sequence GTGGAGCATGTGAAGCCGTTGCGAGCGGACGGGCGGCGCAACCGGGAGCGGATTGTCGCGGTCGCCGCGGAACTGGTCGGCAGGGATGGTGCGAAGGTGTCGCTCGAGGAGATCGCGCGGCGGGCGGGGGTAGGCTCGGCGACCCTGCACCGGCACTTTCCCTCGCGGCAGTCTCTGTTGGAGGCGGTATTCCGCGATGGCGTCGCGCAACTCTGTGCGCGGGCATCCTCGCAACCGGGAGAGGATCCCGCCGCCGAGTTGGCCGCCTGGCTCGAGGATTTGACGGTCTACACGGCGACCCACCGCGGGCTTGCCGCAGCGCTGTTGACCGGTCCGGATGGCCTTACGGCTGAGGAGGTCTGCTCCACCGACAAGCTGCTCGAGGTGTTGAGCGTTCTGGTGGCGCGGGCGTCATCGGCAGGCGCGATTCATGCCCTTGCCACGACGGAGGACCTGCTGATGCTGGCGAACGCGATTGCCGTCGCCAACGAAGACGATCCGCTCACCGCGAGCCGGGTGCTGCGCCTCGCGCTCACCGGCATCCGGCCCTGA
- a CDS encoding BP74-related protein, which translates to MANPVRFAFTQTAQPNLEFIVELSDEKTISHARKILSGEEKNEVHVHGRIIKRAAAYNPRFSFHLDPNTIRFFAMAIEVCDANMTYVEDHLDEAGGAFLPGGHWCPWDSKLTREIT; encoded by the coding sequence ATGGCAAACCCGGTTCGTTTCGCGTTCACGCAGACCGCCCAGCCCAACCTGGAGTTCATCGTCGAGTTGTCTGACGAGAAGACGATTTCACACGCACGGAAGATTCTCTCTGGCGAGGAGAAGAACGAAGTCCACGTCCACGGACGCATCATCAAGCGGGCCGCGGCCTACAACCCGAGGTTCTCCTTCCACCTGGACCCGAACACCATCCGCTTCTTCGCGATGGCCATCGAGGTCTGCGATGCCAACATGACGTATGTGGAAGACCACCTCGACGAGGCGGGCGGCGCATTCCTCCCGGGCGGACACTGGTGCCCGTGGGACTCCAAGCTGACGCGCGAAATCACCTGA
- a CDS encoding ELWxxDGT repeat protein yields the protein MGPATLLKDIYPPPPGPFPDPLGGPSPTDLVSFRGKLFFSAFDFEADRGALWRSAGTTASTVPVKHLDDSPGRLTVVGKQLFFTEGFLEHGADLWVSDGTTAGTRQVKDLAPEGGTASLADFIAVGNKLYFFRSVRPTLVAAENLELWRSDGTSAGTVRVKDLGPRDTVNGPFDLASVGNRLFMGLGMPDTGVELWVSDGSASGTRLVKDINPGAASSFPRSLTQAEGVLYFSADDAVHGRELWRSDGTAKGTELVEDTVPGPQGSEAQIFALFKERLYFATFTPGFTVTEIRKLDPDPSCHPRSNLVASIPNPYADLPFDFFIFVATSTATERKLYFTLFYDIGSPAPFDVQLWRTDATAQGTKLLYQPLIVSPDLRPPTPVPTDDGRVVFYAFDEAHGHELWVSNGQPSGTKLLQDIVPGPASSYPQDLLRAGDFIYFTALDGQLGREIWVLPVPKPQVASH from the coding sequence TTGGGGCCCGCCACGCTGTTGAAGGACATCTACCCGCCTCCCCCGGGGCCATTCCCGGATCCCCTGGGTGGCCCGTCGCCAACGGATCTGGTGTCCTTCCGCGGCAAGCTCTTCTTCTCTGCCTTCGACTTCGAGGCGGACCGGGGCGCGCTGTGGCGGAGCGCGGGCACGACAGCGAGCACCGTCCCCGTCAAGCACCTGGACGATTCTCCCGGACGGCTGACCGTCGTCGGCAAGCAGCTCTTCTTCACCGAAGGCTTCCTAGAACACGGCGCGGACCTGTGGGTGAGTGATGGCACCACTGCGGGAACGCGTCAGGTGAAGGACCTCGCCCCGGAGGGCGGCACCGCCTCCCTGGCGGACTTCATCGCGGTGGGCAACAAGCTCTACTTCTTCCGGTCGGTCCGGCCCACCCTCGTCGCCGCCGAGAACCTGGAGCTGTGGCGCAGTGATGGCACCTCGGCCGGCACGGTGCGCGTGAAGGACCTGGGGCCGAGGGACACCGTGAACGGGCCCTTTGACCTGGCGAGCGTGGGCAACCGCCTCTTCATGGGCCTCGGGATGCCCGACACCGGAGTGGAACTCTGGGTGAGTGACGGCAGCGCCTCCGGAACCCGCCTCGTCAAGGACATCAACCCGGGTGCCGCCTCTTCGTTCCCTCGGAGCCTGACGCAAGCGGAGGGGGTGCTCTACTTCTCCGCGGACGACGCCGTGCACGGCCGTGAACTCTGGCGCAGCGATGGCACGGCCAAGGGCACGGAGCTGGTCGAGGACACCGTTCCCGGCCCCCAGGGCTCGGAAGCGCAAATCTTCGCCCTGTTCAAGGAGCGCCTCTACTTCGCCACCTTCACACCGGGATTCACGGTGACGGAGATTCGCAAGCTCGACCCGGACCCCTCCTGCCACCCGCGCTCGAATCTCGTCGCGAGCATCCCCAACCCCTACGCCGACCTTCCCTTCGATTTCTTCATCTTCGTCGCCACGTCCACGGCGACCGAGAGAAAGCTCTACTTCACGCTCTTCTACGACATCGGCAGCCCCGCCCCCTTCGACGTCCAGTTGTGGCGGACCGATGCCACCGCCCAGGGAACGAAGCTGCTGTACCAGCCACTCATCGTCTCTCCGGACCTCCGACCGCCCACGCCGGTCCCCACCGATGACGGCCGCGTCGTCTTCTACGCCTTCGATGAAGCGCACGGCCACGAGCTTTGGGTGAGCAACGGACAGCCGAGCGGCACCAAGCTCCTGCAGGACATCGTCCCGGGCCCCGCCTCTTCCTATCCGCAGGACCTGCTGCGCGCGGGCGACTTCATCTACTTCACGGCACTGGATGGGCAACTCGGCCGGGAGATCTGGGTATTGCCCGTGCCAAAGCCTCAGGTCGCGAGTCACTGA
- a CDS encoding DEAD/DEAH box helicase, translating to MRATAPSSMRPLDGAVLSAWTTASWSWASSRRRPRSPGGAGLASPMPEYVIPWRTRLPASPGPGLRGRIASPGHRPCVSLAFVRTPTDRYLPPRPDASSAVTSQRGRVVVIAPTRAACETIELALGLELRTYLEEHHGERLLELARSGQGFGIVAGTGTGKTLAIRSIAEELVGRRPLRVAVVNREREATAQTPLADVAIVTTGIARRWFQGGAIRREDTLIVDEIHQTSAELELCLALGKRAGCRFIWLSATVDPAFYARYLDSADVLQVSSFEPRKAARVEVERRQPLSFLDEDFLREVQQQGRGVGVFLATRAGVEEAAAHVRANAPELHAAHYHGGEPLRAIRPFLEGTAPRPFVLAMTAAGQSALNVPGLDTVVIDDMRFTNLVERGRNVLTRVHLGNNELLQMAGRVHGRVEGGRVFILSDRPLHFASLRPTEPEFQLAGEPERVALTAAALGVRADELDLPVPLDRNAYRRALAKLQARGIVDAEGRLSDYGRAVEALPVERPWAELIVNAEEALLPLLAVCSSVESLHRMTREERNLDGLLVPGSDHLTAYNLYAEAFREAGTVGEVQGLPRHVFHAEKLAAWAEVRGVLVKALEDAALAMASVYRSVGLALPARMPFADPRAHRRFCDLLARFMPFDLVIDERTAWGEVARVSKTSVCGNLGAVAGTLRYFADRNGDSQAGIEGTQLPQSLLRRYARRHAAAPVYDVRFRSVVLEKRVDYFGFELEREVEVLRAWGPELAKAARHALAEALAQGEAPHPAVDRHRVAIAEVRELWRRSGGTTAPLGLSELTALYEAQLDGVDTLDDFKERPLRLELDALVPPEMRQALLALPDTVEVREQAVPLEYDVERLSDGAPRGVVRLHLPEKLARTLVEEELPLLDRPLRFSVARGRRGVLEARSLLELQELLDRPWMPDEIAEATRERSLPRQDRERGAPRPGEYRGHHGKAPRNGRRPGGGGRRR from the coding sequence ATGCGGGCGACGGCTCCCTCTAGCATGCGTCCTTTGGACGGAGCGGTGCTCTCGGCTTGGACTACCGCGTCGTGGAGTTGGGCTTCCTCGCGCCGCAGGCCACGCTCACCGGGCGGCGCTGGACTCGCTAGCCCGATGCCCGAGTACGTCATTCCCTGGCGCACACGGTTGCCTGCCTCCCCAGGGCCGGGCTTGCGCGGGCGAATCGCTTCCCCTGGACACCGCCCATGCGTATCACTGGCCTTCGTGCGTACGCCCACCGACCGATACCTGCCGCCGCGCCCCGACGCTTCCTCCGCCGTCACGTCCCAGCGCGGGCGGGTGGTGGTCATCGCGCCCACGCGCGCCGCGTGCGAAACCATCGAGCTGGCGCTTGGGCTGGAGCTGCGCACGTACCTGGAGGAGCACCACGGCGAGCGCCTCCTCGAGCTGGCCCGGAGCGGTCAGGGGTTTGGCATCGTCGCGGGTACTGGCACGGGCAAGACGCTCGCCATCCGCTCCATCGCGGAGGAGCTCGTGGGCCGGCGGCCCCTGCGGGTGGCGGTGGTCAACCGCGAGCGGGAGGCCACCGCGCAGACGCCGCTCGCGGATGTGGCCATCGTCACCACCGGCATCGCGCGGCGCTGGTTCCAGGGCGGCGCCATCCGGCGCGAGGACACGCTCATCGTGGATGAAATCCACCAGACCTCCGCCGAACTGGAGCTGTGCCTGGCCTTGGGCAAGCGCGCGGGCTGCCGCTTCATCTGGCTGTCCGCCACCGTGGACCCGGCCTTCTACGCGCGCTACCTGGACAGCGCGGACGTGCTCCAGGTGTCCTCCTTCGAACCGAGGAAGGCGGCCCGGGTGGAGGTGGAGCGCCGTCAGCCGCTGTCCTTCCTCGACGAGGACTTCCTGCGGGAGGTGCAGCAGCAGGGGCGCGGCGTGGGCGTGTTCCTGGCCACGCGCGCGGGCGTGGAGGAGGCGGCGGCCCACGTGCGCGCGAACGCGCCGGAGCTCCATGCGGCGCACTACCACGGCGGCGAACCGCTGCGTGCCATCCGTCCCTTCCTGGAGGGCACGGCGCCCCGGCCCTTCGTCCTCGCGATGACGGCGGCGGGGCAGAGCGCGCTCAACGTGCCGGGGCTGGACACGGTCGTCATCGACGACATGCGCTTCACGAACCTGGTGGAGCGCGGCCGCAACGTCCTGACCCGCGTGCACCTGGGCAACAACGAACTCTTGCAGATGGCGGGGCGCGTGCACGGGCGGGTGGAGGGCGGGCGCGTCTTCATCCTGAGCGACCGGCCGCTACACTTCGCCTCATTGAGGCCCACCGAGCCCGAGTTCCAACTCGCGGGCGAGCCGGAGCGGGTGGCGCTCACCGCCGCGGCCCTGGGCGTGCGGGCGGATGAGTTGGATTTGCCCGTGCCACTGGACCGCAATGCCTATCGCCGGGCGCTCGCGAAGTTGCAGGCGCGCGGCATCGTGGACGCGGAAGGCCGGCTGTCCGACTACGGCCGCGCGGTGGAGGCCCTGCCCGTGGAGCGTCCGTGGGCGGAGCTCATCGTCAACGCGGAGGAGGCGCTGCTGCCGTTGCTCGCGGTGTGCAGCTCGGTGGAGTCGCTGCACAGGATGACGCGCGAGGAGCGGAACCTGGACGGGCTGCTCGTGCCCGGCAGCGACCACCTGACCGCGTACAACCTCTACGCCGAGGCCTTCCGTGAAGCGGGCACGGTGGGGGAGGTGCAGGGGCTGCCGCGCCACGTCTTCCATGCGGAGAAGCTCGCGGCCTGGGCGGAGGTGCGTGGGGTGCTGGTGAAGGCCCTGGAGGACGCGGCGCTCGCGATGGCGAGCGTGTACCGGAGCGTGGGGCTGGCGCTGCCCGCGCGCATGCCCTTTGCGGACCCGCGCGCCCACCGGCGTTTCTGCGACCTGCTCGCACGCTTCATGCCCTTCGACCTGGTCATCGACGAGCGCACCGCCTGGGGCGAGGTCGCGCGCGTGTCGAAGACGAGCGTGTGTGGCAACCTGGGCGCGGTGGCGGGCACGCTGCGCTACTTCGCCGACCGCAACGGCGACTCGCAGGCCGGCATCGAGGGGACCCAGCTTCCCCAGTCACTGCTGCGCCGCTACGCCCGCCGCCATGCGGCGGCGCCGGTGTACGACGTGCGCTTCCGCTCGGTCGTGCTCGAAAAGCGGGTGGACTATTTCGGCTTCGAGCTCGAACGGGAAGTGGAGGTGCTGCGCGCCTGGGGGCCGGAGCTCGCCAAGGCGGCCCGGCACGCGCTCGCCGAGGCGCTGGCGCAGGGCGAAGCACCCCATCCCGCGGTGGACCGGCACCGGGTCGCCATCGCCGAGGTGCGCGAGCTGTGGCGACGCTCGGGAGGGACCACCGCGCCGCTGGGGTTGTCGGAGCTGACCGCGCTCTACGAGGCGCAGTTGGATGGGGTGGACACGCTCGACGACTTCAAGGAGCGCCCGCTGCGGCTCGAACTGGACGCGCTCGTGCCGCCCGAGATGCGTCAGGCGCTCCTGGCGCTCCCGGACACCGTGGAGGTGCGCGAGCAGGCGGTGCCGCTCGAATACGACGTGGAGAGACTGTCGGACGGAGCCCCGCGAGGCGTGGTGCGGCTGCACCTGCCGGAGAAGCTCGCGCGCACGCTGGTGGAGGAGGAGCTGCCGCTGCTCGACCGTCCCCTGCGCTTCAGCGTGGCCAGGGGCCGGAGGGGCGTGCTCGAGGCTCGCTCGCTCCTCGAGCTCCAGGAGCTGCTCGACCGGCCCTGGATGCCGGACGAGATCGCCGAGGCCACCCGTGAGCGTTCACTCCCGCGACAGGACCGGGAGCGCGGCGCCCCCAGGCCTGGGGAGTACCGGGGGCATCACGGCAAGGCACCCCGGAATGGAAGACGACCGGGCGGCGGCGGACGGCGGCGCTGA